One stretch of Akkermansia sp. RCC_12PD DNA includes these proteins:
- the hisG gene encoding ATP phosphoribosyltransferase, whose protein sequence is MLKKLKIALPKGSLQDSTVELFRKAGYNIYVSSRGYRPTSDDDDLELFLIRAQEIGRYVNDGFIDCGITGRDWIYENRADVEVLTDLQYSKATSRPTRWVLVVPEDSPITCVEDLQGKRIATEGVGITERWLQEKGIKAHVEFSWGATEVKVPELVDAIVDITETGSSIKANKLRIVDTLMTSYPQFIANKETMKDEWKRQKLEAMVLMLKGALEARRKVGLKMNLPAAALNGLVEALPSLRRPTISHLAEEGWLAVETVIDESAVRDIIPRLKALGAEGIIEYPLNKLVY, encoded by the coding sequence ATGTTGAAGAAACTCAAAATAGCACTTCCCAAAGGCAGTTTGCAGGACTCCACCGTGGAATTGTTCCGCAAGGCTGGCTACAACATCTATGTATCCAGCCGTGGCTACCGCCCGACTTCCGATGACGACGATCTGGAGCTCTTCCTGATCCGCGCCCAGGAAATCGGCCGCTACGTCAACGACGGTTTCATCGACTGCGGCATCACCGGACGCGACTGGATCTATGAAAACCGCGCGGATGTGGAAGTGCTGACGGACCTCCAATACTCCAAGGCCACCTCCAGACCCACCCGCTGGGTGCTGGTGGTTCCGGAAGACTCTCCCATCACCTGTGTGGAAGACCTGCAGGGCAAGCGCATCGCCACGGAAGGCGTGGGCATTACGGAACGCTGGCTTCAGGAAAAAGGCATCAAGGCCCATGTGGAATTCTCCTGGGGCGCCACGGAAGTGAAGGTGCCGGAACTTGTGGACGCCATCGTGGACATCACGGAAACGGGCAGCTCCATCAAGGCCAACAAGCTCCGCATCGTGGACACCCTGATGACCTCCTATCCTCAGTTCATCGCCAACAAGGAAACGATGAAGGACGAATGGAAGAGGCAGAAGCTGGAAGCCATGGTGCTCATGCTCAAGGGGGCTCTGGAAGCCCGCCGGAAGGTGGGCTTGAAGATGAACCTTCCCGCCGCCGCCCTGAACGGCTTGGTGGAGGCCCTGCCGTCCCTGCGGCGCCCCACCATCTCCCATCTGGCGGAAGAAGGATGGCTGGCCGTGGAAACGGTCATTGACGAATCCGCCGTACGGGATATCATTCCCCGGCTCAAGGCCCTGGGCGCGGAAGGCATCATTGAATACCCGCTCAACAAACTGGTTTATTAA
- a CDS encoding aminopeptidase P N-terminal domain-containing protein yields MRYEPLPSSFYSGNRKELASRLPAGSMLILHANDVFPTNADGTFALHQNANLFYLTGIDQEESVLIMTIRENGWDEILLLRETNEQIAIWEGARLSQQQAQELSGIQDVRWTKEYDSLLDRLVPSAGMVFVEANQHPRCTCPVETRNARMTKELKEKFPDVVLKNVYEILSLMRQIKKPEEIEALKKACEITNEGFRALLGFIRPGRGEWQIEGFLSNEFIGRGARKFSFLPIIASGKDTCVLHYIQNSKRCEDGALVLMDIGTEYGNYNSDMTRTVPVNGKFTPRQRAVYESVLNMMTYAKSILRPGILKSEYERLVRVFAAGELVKLGLITPAQVAENPADPPIVRKYYMHGCSHFLGLDVHDVGESNPVVLPGMVFTVEPGIYIAEESIGIRLENDILIGETENTDLLGDVPLLPDDIERLMAR; encoded by the coding sequence ATGAGATACGAGCCGCTTCCCTCCTCCTTCTATTCCGGCAACCGTAAGGAACTGGCCTCCCGGCTGCCTGCCGGCAGCATGCTGATCCTGCACGCCAACGACGTATTCCCTACCAATGCCGACGGCACCTTCGCCCTGCATCAGAATGCCAACCTTTTTTATCTCACCGGCATCGACCAGGAGGAATCCGTGCTGATCATGACCATCCGGGAAAACGGGTGGGATGAAATCCTGCTGCTGAGGGAGACGAACGAACAGATCGCCATCTGGGAAGGCGCGCGGCTCTCCCAGCAACAGGCCCAGGAACTGAGCGGCATTCAGGACGTGCGCTGGACGAAGGAATACGACTCCCTGCTGGACCGCCTGGTACCGTCCGCCGGAATGGTTTTTGTGGAGGCCAACCAGCATCCCCGCTGCACCTGCCCGGTGGAAACGCGCAATGCCCGCATGACCAAGGAGCTGAAGGAAAAATTCCCGGACGTGGTTTTGAAAAACGTCTATGAAATCCTTTCCCTGATGCGCCAGATCAAGAAGCCGGAGGAAATTGAAGCGCTCAAAAAAGCCTGTGAAATCACCAATGAAGGATTCCGTGCGCTACTCGGCTTCATCCGGCCGGGACGGGGGGAATGGCAGATAGAAGGCTTCCTCTCCAACGAATTCATCGGCAGGGGCGCCCGCAAATTCTCCTTCCTGCCCATCATCGCCTCCGGCAAGGACACCTGCGTGCTGCACTACATCCAGAACAGCAAGCGGTGTGAAGACGGCGCCCTGGTGCTCATGGACATAGGCACGGAATACGGCAACTACAACTCCGACATGACCCGTACCGTTCCCGTGAACGGGAAGTTCACGCCCCGCCAGCGCGCCGTATATGAAAGCGTGCTGAACATGATGACCTACGCCAAAAGCATCCTGAGGCCCGGAATCCTCAAATCCGAGTACGAACGCCTGGTGCGCGTCTTCGCCGCAGGGGAACTCGTCAAGCTCGGCCTCATTACTCCGGCCCAGGTGGCGGAGAACCCGGCTGATCCCCCCATCGTCCGCAAATATTATATGCACGGATGTTCCCACTTTTTAGGACTGGACGTGCACGACGTCGGGGAAAGCAACCCCGTCGTGCTGCCGGGCATGGTTTTTACCGTGGAGCCGGGCATCTACATCGCGGAGGAATCCATCGGCATCCGCCTGGAAAACGACATCTTGATCGGCGAGACGGAAAACACGGACCTGCTGGGGGACGTGCCCCTGCTGCCGGATGACATAGAACGGCTCATGGCCCGTTAA
- the lgt gene encoding prolipoprotein diacylglyceryl transferase has translation MSASPYIHDLNPVIWQITDSIALRWYGVAYLLGFIAGYFLLSWLSRRKLYPVPQDRLADFVTYVAIFGVLLGGRLGYVLFYHLPNHGWAHLLEDPFMVLRVWEGGMASHGGMIGVGLYTFYYAWKHRVKWVALLDGLAIVAPVGLFFGRMANFINGELYGRIVPPGSSHGMIFPAELAQDPDLFVRVASRIYEEPGLLDKMHLSGISVPEQMNAAWVADRVRDTPAVKEIVAQVMEDHARYPSQLYEAFAEGVVLFAILWFIRVKFPRAWNGVFCGVFAIVYAIGRIVCEEFREPDSPFSMGMTRGQFLSVFLIFVGLAFLVYAFKTRKTVQDCVFYDPAEKSAADEEKKSA, from the coding sequence ATGAGTGCGTCTCCCTATATACACGATCTGAACCCCGTCATTTGGCAGATTACGGACTCCATCGCCCTGCGCTGGTATGGCGTTGCCTACCTGCTGGGATTTATTGCCGGGTACTTCCTGCTTTCCTGGCTCTCCCGCAGGAAGCTGTATCCTGTTCCTCAGGACAGGCTGGCCGATTTCGTGACTTATGTGGCGATCTTCGGCGTGCTCCTTGGAGGCCGGCTGGGTTATGTGCTTTTTTACCATCTACCCAATCACGGGTGGGCCCATTTACTGGAGGATCCCTTCATGGTCCTGCGCGTGTGGGAGGGCGGCATGGCCAGCCATGGCGGCATGATCGGTGTGGGGCTTTACACATTCTATTATGCCTGGAAGCATCGCGTCAAATGGGTGGCGCTTCTGGACGGCCTGGCGATTGTCGCCCCTGTCGGCCTGTTCTTCGGACGCATGGCCAACTTCATTAACGGGGAACTATACGGGCGCATTGTCCCTCCCGGCTCTTCCCACGGCATGATCTTTCCGGCGGAACTCGCACAGGACCCGGACTTGTTCGTGCGGGTGGCCTCCCGCATTTATGAGGAGCCCGGATTGCTGGACAAGATGCACCTTTCCGGCATCTCCGTGCCGGAGCAAATGAATGCCGCCTGGGTGGCGGACAGGGTCAGGGATACCCCTGCCGTCAAGGAAATCGTGGCCCAGGTGATGGAGGACCATGCGCGCTACCCTTCCCAGTTATATGAGGCCTTTGCGGAAGGCGTGGTACTCTTTGCCATCCTGTGGTTCATCCGGGTGAAATTCCCGCGTGCCTGGAACGGCGTGTTTTGCGGCGTATTCGCCATTGTCTATGCCATCGGCAGAATCGTCTGCGAGGAATTCCGGGAACCTGACTCCCCGTTCTCCATGGGAATGACGCGCGGCCAGTTCCTTTCCGTATTCCTTATTTTCGTGGGCCTTGCCTTTCTGGTGTATGCTTTCAAAACCCGGAAGACGGTGCAGGACTGCGTTTTCTATGATCCCGCGGAAAAATCTGCCGCGGACGAGGAGAAGAAATCCGCTTAA